cctggaatgacattgacctcatcccgtcagtagatgatgcctggctattcttttaaaagtgccttcctcaccatcttaaataagcatgccccattcaatttttttttttaaactaggaaTAGATTTTgttcttggttcactccagacctgtctgcccttgaccagcacaaaaacattgtggcattctgcattagcatcgaatagcccccgtgatatggaacttttcagggaagttaggaacaaatatacacagacagttagCTTtcctaaggctagctttttcaaacagaaatttgcatcctgtagtactaactcaaaagttctgggacactgtaaagtccatggagaataagagcacctcctcccagctgcccatttgctctgaggctaggaaacactgtcaccaccgataaatccactataattgagaatttcaataagcatttctctacggctggccatgctttccacctggctacccctaccccagtcaactGCCCAGCatcctccacagcaacccgccaacgCCCCCACCATTtcttcttcacccaaatccagatagctgatgttctgaaagagctgcaaaatctggacccctacaaatcagccgggctagacaatctggactctctctttctaaaactatctgccgaaattgttgcaacccctattactagcctgttcaacctctctttcatatcgtctgagattcccaaagattggaaagctgccacggtcatccccctcttcaaagggggtgacactctagtcccaaactgctacagacctatatctatcctacgctgtctttctaaggtcttcgaaagccaagttaacaaacagatcaccgaccatatcgaatcccaccgtacattctccgctatgcaatctggtttcagagctggtcatgggtgcacctcagccacgctcaaggtcctaaacgacatcataaccgccatcgataagagacattactgcgcagccgtatacatcgacctggccaaggctttcgactctgtcaatcaccacatacttattggcagactcgacagccttggtttctcaaatgattgcctcgcctggatcaccaactacttctctgatagagttcagtgtgtcaaatcggagggcctgttttccggacctctggcagtctctatgggggtgccacagggctcaatcctcgggccgactctcttctctgtatacatcaatgatgttgctcttgctgctggtgattctttgatccacctacgcagacgacaccattctgtatacttttggcccctctttggacactgtattaacaaacctccagacgagcttcaatgcaatacaactctccttccgtggcctccaactgctcttaaacgcaagtaaaactaaatgcatgctattcaaccgatcactgcccgcacctgctctgacttagaatacgtggacaactacaaatacctaggtgtctggttagactaaactcttcttccagactcacagtaagcatctccaatccaaaattaaatctagaatcggcttcctatatcgcaacaaagcatccttcactcatgctgccaaacataccctcgtaaaactgaccattctaccgatcctcgacttcggtgatgtcatctataaaatagcctccaacactctactcaacaaactggatgcagtctatcacagtgccatccgttttgtcaccaaagccccatacactacccaccattgcaacCTGTACACTCTTGTTGGTtggtcctcgcttcatactcatcgccaaacccactggctacaggttatctacaagtctctcctaggtaaagccccgccttatctcagctcactggtcaccatagcagcacccactcgtagcacgcgctccagcaggtatatctcattggtcacccccaaagccaattcctcctttggtcttctttccttccagttctctgctgccaatgactggaactaactgcaaaaatctctgaagctggaaacacttatctccctcactagctttaagcaccagctgtcagagcagctcacagattactgcacctgtacatagcatatctataatttagcccaaacaactacctcttcccctactgtatttatttatttattttgctcctttgcaccccattatttatatttctactttgcacattcttccactgcaaatctaccattccagtgttttatttGCTATATTTTATTTatctcgccaccatggccttttttttgcctttacctcccttatctcacctcatttgctcacattgtatataggcttatttttctactgtattattgactgtatgttttgtttattccatgagtaactgtgttgtatgtgtcaaattgctatgctttatcttggccaggtcgcagttgcaaatgagaacttgttctcaactagcctacctggttaaataaaaaaataaaaaatgttaactCAAAGCTTACAAGCCTTATATTTACCACGTGTAAAAATTGCTAGTCAACTAGCAATTCACTTCTATGCAACACGGtttcaccccccaaaaaatgtcctTCTCAACTAACTCACTTCTAAAGAAGGTTTCCAACCTAAAGAGGACTCCAACCTTTTTAATAGAGTAAACAAAGGACTACACTCTGTAATAAAACAAAGGACTTGAACACTTATACATCACAGATACACATCACTCATTGCATACACTATTTGAACCTGATTTGGTTTGTTTAAAATGATTTTGGTCTAGACTCACCCAGCAATTCTGTCATCAATCAGGAGATTAAGAGTTGACTCCCCAAAGTGGGTTGAGCTCAGCCTCTTTCTTCTGGATAAACACACAGTTGATACGTTCTTGTTGTTCAGACCAATTCATCAGGAACACGGCACCAAGTGTTAGCAAtttgttattcttcaataacacaaacttcaaagcaaatcagggggagaaaaataggtttattcagagaggacaaatcaagatgttatgctgggagtcagatgttcagtctcccctgtcctcagctttTCCCCTCCGAAcagggaacaggatgccatttatAACCCCCCCACACTAGCCtggggttgaccaatcagaagtccttgcagtacaacttggccaatggccaaataaccagTATCCTACTCCCGACTCAATGTACAGACCAATGAAAATGTGGCACATGTAGCCCACATTGCTCTGAGTTCATGAGTGACATTCcacagatgttgaactgaaaaccAACTCCTATTTACAATTCGCTATTGACCATTAGTCCTGTCTCTGTGTCGTTTTTGtcttcaaaatattcttataGGGGTTAGAACCCCATTGTATGGTCCTGTAGTAACCATGGGCCCTGGAAGGTGTGACCCTGGCATGGCACCAATAGAATTTAGAGCCTCTCAGATGTGAGTCGGTGTCATTTTGGATAGGTCAGAGGTCAGCGATCCTATCATGTTAAGTGGAAGTTGGAGGTATCAAGGTTGCTCTGGTAAAATGGAATAGGACCTAACCATTAAATCAAAAAAACAAAATTGAAGGTTAGGTCCTATGGCCTCGTTTTAATGTGTATATAAAACTGTAGAGGTCGGATGGAGATGCCTACCTGTGTCTGTCTGCTCATGTCTGTGTCCAGTGAGTGCTGGTGTGTTttgttttcagtgtgtgtgtgtcgtcattCTAACCCACGTCTCCCTGCAGGTCTTGGAGCACATCCGCCTGCCCCTGATCAGCCCGTACTACATCCACGATGTGATTGAGTCTCTGGAGGTGGTCCGTGAGTCCCAGCGCTGTCAGAGGCTCATCTCTGAGGCCAAGGACTACCTGCTGCTAAAGGACCGACGAGGAGAGCTCTACTGCCCCCGAGCACGCCCACGTAGGTCCACAGGTAGGTACCACATGCATGGATACATGCACAAAACACACTCCAAATACACCCTGTCACCATAACAAACACATTTAACCTCCCACTTGCCAAACTCCTCCACACGCCTAGCGCTTTAATTAGATTTCTGAAGCGCAAACCCTGGTATGCCTGGAGGATTGTTCTACCAACTGCCTTTAATACAATGATCAGCTCTCTGAAGGGACAAGTCTCTGTGGCTCCCCAGTCACATCCCTCTCTGCTGGCCTCTCTCTGTGACAGGGACAGCTGAGGTGATTGTGACGGTGGGGGGAGAAGACGATAAGGTGGTGCTGCGTAGCGTGGAGAGTTTTGACCCTCTTACCAGCCAGTGGAAGAGTCTGGCCTGCCTGCCCTTCGCTGTCAGTAAACACGGCCTGGTGGTTTCAGGTGAGGACCATTTGCTTTAGTTTGTATATTAACACCTAGTGATAAGATGGATCCTATGTCATAGATTGTTATAGGACCTTTGTTACATTTTACCTAATGCTTGAGAATGAGATGAAGAAAAGAGAAATGTCCGTTTCTCACAAAATACACACATTTTGTGAGGaattttattattttctattttctaaTCTCCATGTTCTCTCCCCCAGGCTCCACTCTGTACCTGGCTGGAGGGGAGTTCCCTGATGGCTCGGCCAGCAGAGAGATGTGGCGCTATGACCCCTGCTTCGACTCCTGGCTGGAGATGGCCCCCATGAACGTAGCCCGCTCAGAgctaggtaaaaatctgtcttctaGCCATTTATTTATCCATTttaacacactgtctgtctgacatGTCAGCGTTAAAATGTGTTTTATTCCATAACACTGGTTAAAAGGACAGCCGGGGACTTGTGACTTTTTTTGTAACAGGTTAGGTCCCCGTCCATGACTTCTGTAATGGAATAAAACAATAGCCAATACAGTACATCATTTGTGAATGCTGACAGACTTCTGATTAAAGATAGACTTCCATTGGATAACTCCTCTCTGTTTAAAGTTGAGCAGGCCGGATCTTCCATGAATAtgtccacctccctcccctccaGGTTTGGTGATGCTGGATGGCTATGTGTTTGCGGTGGGGGGCTGGGAGGGCCGTTCCCGCCTGGACTCGGTAGAGTGTTACAACCCCCACACCAACACCTGGCAGTTCATGGAGTCGGTCAAAATGGCCGTCACCAGCCCTGCTGTGGTGGCACTGGATGGTCTGCTCTATGTCACAGGTAGGGGAGATCATTGCTCACCCACTTCCAGAGAActctatggctgcgtttacacaggcagcacaattcagattttttttccttcatgaattggtcttttgaccaatcagatcagctctgaaaaagatctgatgtgattggtcaaaagacctaTTTGTGGGAAAAATATCAGTTATGGGATGACTGTATAAACGCAGGCAAAGTATTTACTGTGGACAGTCACAGCAACTCTATAGGTTCAGCTTGGTTTCTATCATTGTTCTCAAATTGCTTTATGCGGTAGTTTGAATTGTCTACAGGTCATCTTTAATAATAGATAGTACCTTATCAGTGTCCTCCTGGCTGCTAGGTGGTGCTGTTCTAGAGGATGGTGACGGCACAGACCTGGCCCAGGTGTACAACCCTAAAACGTCTGTATGGACTGAGGTGGCCCCCATGCAGATCGCTCGCTCCGGCTCTGCTGCCTGCACCCTGAAGGGGAAAATCTACGTCATAGGTATCAGTTTTgacttttagatcacaatgaatacaATTACATGGAcatgggggacctgatcctagatcagcacacctACTCTAAGATGCTTGATACATAGTGACCTGATCAGGAAAAAAGTAGTAAGACCCTAGTTTGAAGCCAGAGGATATTTCCACTGTCTGTGGAAAAATACATTAGGATTTTCTCCTGTATTCCATTCCTAGGTGGCTGGCATGCGTCCACAGAGAACACAGACAAGGTGGAGTGTTACGACCCCAAGAGTAACCAGTGGACCATGTGTGCTCACATGAGGGAGAGGCGCTACCGGCCCGGTGTGGCCGTGGTGGACGGCAAGATCTACGTGCTGGGTGGAGAGGAGGGCTGGGACAGGTAAAAGACAGCTCCATGTCAAGCCTTTTCTAATCATATTCAGCGTGATTGTATTTATTAGACCACACCTGAGCAAAATGGTTTTCAACAGAAAATGAAAGCAAGCGTTTCTTATTGAACAAGTTGATGTATTCTCTCCCTATTTCAGTCGGTTTTCTCGTGTTTGGTGCCTACTGAATACGACCCTGATTTGGCAGGTGCAAGgcctataaaatatatttttaaggaGAATATGAAAAGTATCTGGGCtgcctatggcaccctattcatagcactacttttgatgaaatggcaccttattccatatgtagtgcactacttttgaccagagcctacaCAACCTGTCCCATCTGTCCACCAGGTACCACGACACCATCGAGCGGTACTGTGaggagacagacagctgggagaTCGTGGGGGAGATGCCCACCAGCCGGAGCTGGCTGAGCTGTGTCTCTCTGCAGCTGAGGAAGGACGCCCATGGGGGCAGCCGCCCCGGCACTGCCTCGGAGACCGAGTTCTCTGTGGACTGAGAACTCCAGACGGAGGTCCTTGTACCATTCATTTATATTGCTCCAGACTGCCACCTTTTGGAGAGCTCTGACTATGCATCTCTGCCAAACAGTCAACCTGACCCTGGCTGAACAGAAGTCACTCTGTGCCAGAATGCCAGAGGGCAGCTAACTACCTTAGTTGGGCTGCTATTCGGTCTCGACCTTGCCAAGTGACTGCGCCTCAAGGCTCAACTCATGGAGAAGGACAGTTGTGTGACTGCATCAATGGCAAGCCTGACAAAAGTGGTCTTTATTTCACCATGAAAGCCTGTTCTCTTACTCAATGGCATGGTTCCATTCTGTTGCCATGTCACTGTGTCCATGGTAACGGTGTCATTTAGGATGGATGACCCTCGTCACCCACTTATGGAACGCTCTCTCTTTTAATGTTAAGTGAACGTTTGGGGTCAGGGTGTTTCAGCAAGATGTTCTCTCAACAACCATCGTAGTGTATTTTTTTGTGACGTTTTGTATTTATTTGATGTTTCTTTAGTTGAGGATGGCCCATTTTATTACAATTGGAAGATCATTATTTTTCCCGTTTATAAAAGATGCTCTTTATTGGCCAAAGAATCCATTGTGAACAAAAGCCAAACATGTTTGAAGTGTTTTGTCATGCAAATTTGGAAGTTCTGTTCACAATTGCCTTTTGACTGCCTGTTATATGGTCTAATCGGTATGCTTAAATGTTGCTTTCCAGTAGTCATTTTAATTCTGTAAAAGTGGAAATGTGAATTTAATAAAAGCATATGGATGCCAATATGGTTATTACTGAATCTGACTATTTTGGGTGCATCTCAACCTAGTGGCATGCTAATCTTGTCCCCCTATAGATGCCAGGATCTAAACCCATTTTACCCACGTTTCCAGTGTCATACATGCGCCCATATAGGTTCCTTTGATTACAATGCTGAAACTTGAACAGGGTCTTCAATAATTATACATTACCTACAGGGACTTGCCCAATGTATTTAATCAAATCATAATTTAAAACCAATGTAGGAATGTTTCCCAAATGAAACACTACAAATACTGTAATGAACATGTCCACCTTTAACTGCACCAAATGAAGGAAAAAGGTCAACATACGGAAAGCTAAGTGTAATTGCTATGATTCTACTATGCTTAGTTTGATGTCCCGTATACTCTATATAATTGCCACATTTACAACATAGTAATGTTAAAAACAAGTTAAACCATTTTTGTTCCAACGCTTCAGATATACCTATTCTGTCCCAACATTTCAAAATGGACACAGCCTTACAAAATAGAATCTTCTGTACATAAGTCTGGCAGGACAACATTAAATCATAGTCCGTTCCATTTACAAAAATCTAAATATGACCAAAGCAGGTGGTGTCCCATTGTTAACCCTACAACCCCCATCCTGAGCTCTCTGCTCACACCAGTAGTCTCTCAATGGCCATCTGGGTAGACTGGATCTGGGGCTTGAGCTGCGAGCCCTCCTTGATGGTGACCGAAGTGGCAATGACTGGGCGTGAGACCCCACAGGCGCGTCCCAGGGCCTGCTTGGAGCGCACAAACACATAGGGCACGTTCTTGTCCTCGCAGAGCAGTGGCAGGTGGAGGATGATCTCCAGGGGCTCTGCGTCTGCGGCCATCACGATGAACTCAGCAATACCGCGGTTAAGTGTTTTAGTGGCTGGTGGAGAGAGGGCGAGCAGAGGTTAGAGAGTGACAAATCTGAAGCTGTGAGGTGGTACTTTTTCAGAGGCATGTCGATTGTATTACTGGTCTGGGTGAAATGCTGGTCTTCCTCCGAACACCTTAAGAGCTAGACAGTAGCAAGTTAATGTCACTtgtgaaatgcctttcttacaaactcaaaacccaacaatgcaaaaatcaatgtattactagaaaaaaaataaagaacGAGATAAATATACAAAGTAAgtatactatatacaggaaatatttaaaaagtcagttccaataccatatttacatgtgcagggatactggagtgatggaggtagatatatataggggtaaggtgacaggatATAAgttaagagtagcagcagcttgcatgtgagtgggtgtgtacaGTCAGTATAAATGCATGTGCATATTATGTACGAACAACCAaatggagtgacagtgtgtgctTAGAGAGTGCAAATACTGATATAAGGCCAATAGAGATACAAGGTAAACTTGGTccgtgtagctattttgttagctatttatcagttgttttgcttggggatagaagctgttcaagagcctgttgacGTCAGACTTGATGCATCGGTACCTCTTGCCATACGGCAGCTGAGaaaatagtctatggcttgggtctTTGACGATTTGCCAGGCCATCTTTTCACGCCGCCtgatatagagatcctggatggcagggagctctgccCCCGTAATGTACTGGGTGGTCTGCagaaccctctgtagcgccatgcaatCGAGGACGGTGCTACTGCCATACCAAGCAGAGAcgcagccagtcaatatgctctcaatggtacagctgtagaaccttttcacCCTCCTGAGGGGGACGAGGCCTTCACGACAGATTCTTCGCGCCTGCTTTTCGACCATTTTAAgtctttagtgatttggacacgaGGAACTTGAAGCCATCTACCTGCTCCACTGCCACCCCATCGATGTAGTCCACAATCGgctccttggtcttgctgacATTAAAGGAGAGGTTGTTGCTCCGGCACCACACTGGCatgtcactgacctcctccctgtagggtgactcatcgtcgccggtgatcaggcctaccactgttgtgtcgtcagcaaacttgataatggtgttggagtcgtgggtggccacacagttgtgggtgaacacggaatacaggaggggactaagcacgggcccctgtgttaagggtCAGCGTGGTGAAGGTAAATgttggcccgtcagaaagtccaggatccagttgcagagggaggtgttcacaCCTagagtcctaagcttggtgacgagcGTGGAGGGAAtattggtgttgaacgctgagatgtagtcaatgaacagcattcctcttatctaggttgGTGAGGCcagtgtggagagcaattgagattgcgtcatctatggatctgttgggggtgtatgcaaattgcagtgggtttacggtgtctgggatgatggagttaatgtgtgccattaccagcctctcaaagcacttcatgattaaaGAAGTGAGCgctacagggcggtaatcattgTGGCACGAAGCCTTAGAGTTCTtaggaacaggaatgatggtggtcatcttaaaacatgtggggattacagactgggacatggagaggttgaaaatgactgaatatgcctgccagctgtttTGGTCATGCTGAGAGCGCGCCCTGGAATACCGGCGGGGCCCGCGGCCTTGCGGGTGTTGTCCTGATAAAAGACCTTTCTCACGTGGGCCTCAGAGAGGCCCCCAGTCTTCTGGGTCGGTGACGACCCTCACACCCGGCTCTGTGTTGTTGTCGTCAAAGCGTGCGTAAAATGCATAGAGTTCGTCACCTTGTTGGAGTAAACATCTTGTGCGTTTCCAACCCTGCAACCAAAAGAATGTAGTTCCACTACAGATAGGTTTGTCTCACCTTCATTGGCCCCTTTGCGGAGCTGCTTGTAATTGGCAGCTTGCTGCACAAGGTCCAGGATGGTTTTGCTCAGTGTGGCATCAGCCAGAGGGTAGGCCTTGGGGTTGACTTCTGCATCAGCCTAATAGGGTTAAATATATTGTGGTTAGAATAAATATGGGGACCAGGCCACACTTATCAACACAGCGTGGACAGCCGCTAGTGGTCTCTTTTTATCGGTCTTTTGACGGATCCACTCAAAGGACAGGTCAATAGCGACCACTGTCGGTTGTCCAGAGtgcatagctaacgttagctagttactaGAGTGAATGTTGTAAACACATATCTCGGTCACAGTCGCCACACATACATTTTTGCTACTCTTTTAGGAATAATAATATCTCATCTGGACAAATCAGACAATTACTTTCATGGACTCAATAATGCAAGTTAGTTTAGAAGTCCCCAATACATCCATGAATCTTAAACATCGAGGAAACACGTGGTAACGTTACACGCTGATGAGGCGTGGTGCTGCCAGACATTTCATAAACTCTACAATAAGACAGCTAGCCGGTTggtcgctacacccgcaatagcatctgctaaatgtatgtgaccaatacatttgatttgaacaacaGATAGCTAACTAACCTAGCTAGCACAGGCGTACTTCGATTATTCTGAGCTCACCATTTCTTCAAATTTCCAGTGATTAAGATGTTAAATCCCTCTGTCCTCTCGGCGTGTGCTTCACAGAGGACAGTAATAACCTGTTGAAAGACGTTTTAAAAATGTGCAGAGTGAGTCCACAGATATTTCACCGAATgtttaaatgtgaagcatccgcctGGAGTTTCCACTCACTAACAAATATGGTAGTAAGATAAAGCCCAGATAAAATTGAACTTggtggattttggccgacatagGGAAATATGTAAATACTGCTAGAACTCgtcaataggatctcgctagttcgtgcttggctctgcccaccttgcttgttctgcccactatgactcatgTGTTTCTATTTGAAACGACGAGCTGTGGTCTATCCTGGTTTAGTTATAAAAGTCTTTGGTGAGTCTGTGTAGCCAACGAGTTTTCTGCtgcttcttcttctactactatGATATCATGGTGGTCCGCAAACAAACGTTTaaagtgcatgccgccacctactgtgctgaaATGTACGATCAACCATGGTCTGCCCAGTTCTGTGCTACCATGAAAATAACATTCAAAACCAAATAAATCCCTACTAACTACTACCACaccctccccccccaaaaaaacccaTGTCAAAAACTATTTCAACAGTAACATCTGTTACTCCCAATATCTATTTTGCCGTCTCCACAATAACCTTCAACCTTGCATTTCTGCTTTCCACAACCAGAGTCGTATTGATAATCTTTCCAAAAAAGGCTATGAAGTCAACTTTATTCATTATCAGTGTCCTTTGACACCACACATTGATGAGCGCAAGATTTCTGAACAGGCCTTGAAACAATGCCAGGACCATCAGAAGCACCAGCCcctacagtaggtccacttactacaggaaCATCCATGTAAGCTCCATCAGTCCACACTATAGTTCTACCAATCTGTCTTTTAGCCTATACATAT
The sequence above is a segment of the Salvelinus alpinus chromosome 1, SLU_Salpinus.1, whole genome shotgun sequence genome. Coding sequences within it:
- the LOC139573940 gene encoding kelch-like protein 20 isoform X1 — its product is MAEIIAVNISATSATFFLPPSPVLEDSGFPLASLDSEDYVFVEARHPNKVLEGLNSLRLNNAFCDVTLCCGGQEFPCHRIVLASFSSYFQAMFSTDLMESRQERVAINGVESQMIGMLVSYAYTAEVVISKANVQALLAAANLLDVMAVREACCRFMERQMDEMNCVGIHCFAEAHSCRELEKRSMDYILQHFGSVCQQEEFLSLCADKLTEIIASDHLNVAKEETVFEATMLWLEKSATRRQSFEKVLEHIRLPLISPYYIHDVIESLEVVRESQRCQRLISEAKDYLLLKDRRGELYCPRARPRRSTGTAEVIVTVGGEDDKVVLRSVESFDPLTSQWKSLACLPFAVSKHGLVVSGSTLYLAGGEFPDGSASREMWRYDPCFDSWLEMAPMNVARSELGLVMLDGYVFAVGGWEGRSRLDSVECYNPHTNTWQFMESVKMAVTSPAVVALDGLLYVTGGAVLEDGDGTDLAQVYNPKTSVWTEVAPMQIARSGSAACTLKGKIYVIGGWHASTENTDKVECYDPKSNQWTMCAHMRERRYRPGVAVVDGKIYVLGGEEGWDRYHDTIERYCEETDSWEIVGEMPTSRSWLSCVSLQLRKDAHGGSRPGTASETEFSVD
- the LOC139573940 gene encoding kelch-like protein 20 isoform X2, with protein sequence MAEIIAVNISATSATFFLPPSPVLEDSGFPLASLDSEDYVFVEARHPNKVLEGLNSLRLNNAFCDVTLCCGGQEFPCHRIVLASFSSYFQAMFSTDLMESRQERVAINGVESQMIGMLVSYAYTAEVVISKANVQALLAAANLLDVMAVREACCRFMERQMDEMNCVGIHCFAEAHSCRELEKRSMDYILQHFGSVCQQEEFLSLCADKLTEIIASDHLNVAKEETVFEATMLWLEKSATRRQSFEKVLEHIRLPLISPYYIHDVIESLEVVRESQRCQRLISEAKDYLLLKDRRGELYCPRARPRRSTGTAEVIVTVGGEDDKVVLRSVESFDPLTSQWKSLACLPFAVSKHGLVVSGSTLYLAGGEFPDGSASREMWRYDPCFDSWLEMAPMNVARSELGLVMLDGYVFAVGGWEGRSRLDSVECYNPHTNTWQFMESVKMAVTSPAVVALDGLLYVTGGAVLEDGDGTDLAQVYNPKTSVWTEVAPMQIARSGSAACTLKGKIYVIGGWHASTENTDKVECYDPKSNQWTMCAHMRERRYRPGVAVVDGKIYVLGGEEGWDSRFSRVWCLLNTTLIWQVPRHHRAVL
- the snu13a gene encoding SNU13 homolog, small nuclear ribonucleoprotein a (U4/U6.U5), which produces MADAEVNPKAYPLADATLSKTILDLVQQAANYKQLRKGANEATKTLNRGIAEFIVMAADAEPLEIILHLPLLCEDKNVPYVFVRSKQALGRACGVSRPVIATSVTIKEGSQLKPQIQSTQMAIERLLV